In the Euphorbia lathyris chromosome 5, ddEupLath1.1, whole genome shotgun sequence genome, one interval contains:
- the LOC136230376 gene encoding EPIDERMAL PATTERNING FACTOR-like protein 2 — MGSSHPHHHHHNHSYFISISLICLLISSSTQLRFMAQGRVHPKSPSFSQTVNEEEKTMMRSQIGSRPPRCERRCSSCGHCEAIQVPTNPQINHANKNYSSSVAYARGDDASNYKPMSWKCKCGNLIFNP, encoded by the exons ATGGGTTCTAGtcatcctcatcatcatcaCCATAACCATAGCTATTTTATTTCCATTTCCTTAATCTGTCTCTTAATTTCAAGCTCCACCCAACTGAGATTCATGGCACAAG GTAGAGTTCATCCTAAATCTCCTAGCTTTTCACAG ACAGtaaatgaagaagaaaaaacgATGATGAGATCTCAGATAGGTTCAAGGCCACCAAGATGTGAAAGAAGATGCAGTAGCTGTGGACATTGTGAAGCTATTCAGGTGCCTACAAATCCCCAAATAAACCATGCCAACAAAAATTATTCTTCATCAGTAGCTTATGCAAGAGGAGATGATGCTTCTAATTATAAACCAATGAGTTGGAAATGCAAATGTggcaatttaatttttaatccatga